One genomic window of Saccopteryx bilineata isolate mSacBil1 chromosome 4, mSacBil1_pri_phased_curated, whole genome shotgun sequence includes the following:
- the APOBR gene encoding apolipoprotein B receptor, with product MGERGRGSVLGLGEGGLSWWVGTVIVSFVDTQETDRMNFLRLHLPGLHQALRGALDSFSTFVSYLLGDEVPTAERREACAAKELGEVTAGRPGSAVEEEAQEALEDLGSRQSKGNGGLARPGEARCHRKGSSATEQTWSQGEGSSHGSQGDRQDAGAWEAAKASRCQEPSAPLEARKKSEAEAGPGRSSQTQESQECNEQEVNREETPRTWEQEKEEEEEVRAREPGEARGAESEWTWHREPEGKARDDGQEVAGNGRESEQAVKEAVAEETQGTRTKEAGREEEAAVAMLRDGQSARAQGTWDPGAESEDGATLGREEAWTASGEEEVRTASGEEEVRTGSGEEETRTASGEEEARTASGEEEVRTASGEEEVRTGSGEEEVRTASGEEETRTASGREEVRTASGREEAWTVSGEEETRTASGREETRTTSGEEEADLPGIRGTECGAIPGVGIPEDTGRVLALEESSSGAQEEDVDQYREAEASLFPKQTLALATEGAGEAAKDQTAGKGAAEGGGSEWEAGEGFEDQADQDGKETRQRQDSEIRATQASAEAAVQAQEAEEEKQSWPATEARPQPDEAVKELEGDADSEATPEARPEKGSREERSEEEAQMGGEELGVQCGGPEHKATESQEPELIGGLQTSPEHLEGGKEELWSVPALSKEETERSPEDSPRSTRSAQPAASEAEVWGNQRRDVERGSTWEESTGTQDGVGEAAGGQESAWPEVLEEGGEGERAKGAGAGADSQGPGGGRPGAEVGPGQSGGEADAGETEEEEEEAAVPGEADRGWRLEDAALHLQDGEDTPASSRAAEIVESKAASSEWAAGTGEGPEREAGEAWEGSCGGGWDSAGREEAGRGEEALVAAAGEDRGGQEFGPEGSAEEKVPGRGEQVEAFEAREGEPGAEWAGSGGSVFAEGSWGLGGVTSGSQAVRAEGTTATAAAEGLLGGKTLLEKEAGVWRAGEQGQGSEGPRGDHSPAGEAHAPCDVEDVEGTGHRRAEAEGIEPEDLGDIQGREDPSTNQGPAEAEPGPHEEAAGGPRGDALGGWSEALLPGSLLDVSAPRSRALLSRSSSQRRSRPSFRRSPAPELQQEPASPPPEGDLAAPEQRPLQLEEPPEPSPPRPEGTPVPARRRPLGRGFGLAHSGMMNELQARLGRPQPQ from the exons atgggggagagaggaagaggaagtgtCCTGGGGCTTGGGGAAGGTGGCTTGTCTTGGTGGGTGGGGACAGTCATTGTCAGCTTTGTGGACACCcaagagacagacaggatgaATTTCCTCCGGCTACATCTCCCCGGGCTGCATCAGGCCTTGAGGGGGGCACTG GATTCCTTCAGCACCTTTGTCTCCTACCTTTTAGGAGATGAGGTCCCCACTGCGGAGAGGAGGGAAGCGTGTGCAGCCAAGGAACTGGGGGAGGTGACTGCAGGCAGGCCAGGGAGCGCGGTAGAGGAGGAAGCCCAGGAGGCCCTGGAGGACCTTGGAAGCAGGCAGAGCAAGGGGAATGGAGGACTGGCAAGGCCTGGAGAGGCTAGATGCCACCGGAAAGGCAGCTCAGCTACAGAACAGACCTGGAGTCAGGGAGAAGGCAGCTCCCACGGGTCTCAAGGGGACAGGCAGGACGCTGGGGCCTGGGAGGCAGCCAAGGCGTCCAGGTGCCAGGAGCCTAGTGCCCCCTTGGAGGCCAGAAAgaagtctgaggcagaggctggccCAGGCAGGAGCAGCCAAACCCAGGAGAGTCAGGAGTGCAACGAGCAGGAAGTGAACAGAGAAGAGACACCGAGAACCTgggagcaggagaaggaggaggaggaagaggtcagGGCAAGAGAGCCAGGGGAGGCCAGAGGGGCGGAGTCAGAGTGGACCTGGCACAGGGAGCCTGAGGGGAAAGCCAGGGATGATGGGCAGGAGGTGGCGGGGAATGGCAGGGAATCGGAACAGGCAGTCAAGGAGGCAGTTGCAGAGGAGACCCAGGGGACTAGGACCAAAGAGgctgggagggaagaagaagcGGCGGTGGCTATGTTGAGGGATGGCCAAAGCGCAAGGGCACAGGGGACATGGGATCCAGGGGCAGAATCTGAGGATGGGGCAACCTTGGGTAGGGAGGAGGCCTGGACAGCCTCAGGTGAGGAGGAGGTCAGGACAGCCTCTGGCGAGGAGGAGGTCAGGACAGGCTCTGGTGAGGAGGAGACCAGGACAGCCTCTGGCGAGGAGGAGGCCAGGACAGCCTCTGGCGAGGAGGAGGTCAGGACAGCCTCTGGCGAGGAGGAGGTCAGGACAGGCTCTGGTGAGGAGGAGGTCAGGACAGCCTCTGGCGAGGAGGAGACCAGGACAGCCTCAGGCAGGGAGGAGGTCAGGACAGCCTCAGGCAGGGAGGAGGCCTGGACAGTCTCTGGTGAGGAGGAGACCAGGACAGCCTCAGGCAGGGAGGAGACCAGGACAACCTCCGGTGAGGAGGAGGCTGACCTCCCAGGAATCAGGGGGACAGAATGTGGGGCAATCCCAGGAGTTGGGATCCCAGAGGATACTGGGAGAGTCTTGGCCCTAGAGGAGTCGTCCAGTGGAGCCCAGGAGGAGGATGTGGATCAATATAGAGAGGCTGAGGCGAGCCTGTTCCCCAAACAGACCCTGGCCCTGGCAACAGAAGGCGCAGGAGAAGCGGCTAAGGACCAGACAGCAGGGAAGGGGGCTGCAGAAGGCGGGGGGTCAgagtgggaggcaggggagggcttTGAGGACCAGGCAGATCAGGATGGGAAAGAAACCAGGCAGAGACAAGACTCAGAGATCAGGGCGACTCAAGCCAGTGCGGAGGCAGCAGTGCAGGCCCAGGAGGCCGAGGAGGAGAAACAGAGTTGGCCGGCCACAGAGGCCCGGCCGCAGCCGGATGAAGCGGTAAAGGAGCTTGAAGGTGATGCTGACTCTGAGGCAACCCCAGAAGCCAGACCTGAGAAGGGGTCCAGGGAGGAGAGGAGTGAGGAGGAAGCTCAGATGGGTGGAGAGGAATTGGGGGTACAGTGTGGTGGCCCCGAGCACAAGGCAACTGAAAGCCAAGAACCTGAACTGATAGGAGGCCTGCAGACCTCACCAGAGCACCTGGAGGGGGGTAAGGAAGAGCTCTGGAGCGTTCCAGCCCTGAGcaaagaggagacagaaaggagcCCGGAGGACAGTCCCAGGAGCACGCGGTCTGCCCAGCCTGCCGCCTCTGAGGCAGAAGTCTGGGGAAACCAGAGAAGAGATGTAGAGAGAGGCAGCACCTGGGAGGAGAGCACAGGCACTcaagatggggtgggggaggctgcaggaggcCAGGAGTCTGCATGGCCCGAGGTCCTGGAAGAGggcggagagggggagagagccaAGGGAGCAGGGGCTGGAGCAGACAGCCAGGGGCCGGGTGGGGGGAGGCCTGGGGCAGAAGTCGGGCCAGGCCAGTCCGGGGGAGAGGCAGATGCAGGAGAaaccgaggaggaggaggaggaggctgcagTGCCCGGGGAGGCAGATAGAGGTTGGAGGCTGGAAGACGCAGCTCTGCACCTCCAGGATGGAGAGGATACCCCGGCCAGTTCTCGGGCTGCCGAGATTGTGGAGAGTAAGGCAGCTTCCAGTGAATGGGCTGCTGGCACTGGAGAAGGGCCCGAGAGAGAGGCTGGGGAGGCTTGGGAGGGGTCATGTGGGGGAGGCTGGGACtcagcagggagagaggaagctGGCAGGGGTGAGGAGGCACTGGTGGCGGCTGCAGGAGAGGACAGAGGCGGGCAGGAATTTGGCCCGGAGGGCTCAGCGGAGGAGAAGGTTCCCGGCAGAGGTGAGCAGGTGGAGGCTTTTGAGGCCAGGGAGGGCGAGCCTGGGGCAGAGTGGGCGGGGTCTGGGGGCTCTGTCTTCGCAGAAGGAAGCTGGGGGCTGGGCGGTGTTACCTCGGGCTCCCAGGCGGTGAGGGCAGAGGGGACCACGGCCACAGCGGCGGCTGAGGGGCTCCTAGGAGGGAAGACGCTGTTGGAAAAGGAGGCTGGGGTATGGCGAGCGGGAGAGCAGGGGCAAGGCAGCGAGGGGCCGCGTGGGGACCACAGCCCTGCGGGAGAGGCACACGCGCCCTGCGATGTGGAAGATGTCGAGGGGACTGGGCACCggagggcagaggctgaggggatTGAACCGGAAGACCTGGGAGACATCCAAGGCCGGGAGGACCCGTCGACAAATCAGGGCCCTGCCGAGGCTGAGCCTGGGCCACATGAAGAGGCCGCAGGCGGTCCCCGAGGGGATGCTCTTGGCGGCTGGAGTGAG GCCCTCCTCCCCGGGTCTCTCCTGGATGTCTCGGCCCCGCGGAGCCGCGCGCTCCTCTCCCGCAGCTCCTCGCAGCGCCGGTCCCGGCCCTCTTTCCGACGGAGCCCCGCCCCAGAGCTGCAGCAGGAGCCGGCCAGCCCCCCACCGGAGGGGGACCTGGCAGCCCCTGAGCAGAGGCCTCTCCAGCTAGAGGAGCCCCCAGAGCCAAGCCCCCCGAGGCCTGAAGGGACCCCAGTGCCAGCCAGGAGAAGGCCCCTGGGACGCGG GTTTGGCCTTGCACACTCCGGCATGATGAACGAACTGCAAGCCAGACTGGGCCGGCCCCAGCCCCAGTGA